taaagaacaatgatgaatctgtgaaacatttcataacatggaggaacctggaaggcatcatgctgagtgaaattagtctgaggcaaaaggacaaacattgtataagaccactattataagatcttgagatatagtttaaactgagaagaacacattcttttgtggttatgagagcggggagggagagtgggagaggggtgtttactaattagatagtagataagaactacttcaggtgaagggaaggacaacactaaatacaggggaggtcagcacaactggactaaaccaaaagcaaagaagtttcctgaataaactgaatgcttcgaaggtcagcaaagcaggggcaggggtttcaggaccatggtttcaggggacatctaaatcaatcagcataataaaatctattaagaaaacattctgcatcccactttgaagtgtgacatctggggtctgaaatgctagcaagcagccatctgagacacatcaatgagtctcaacccacctgaatcaaaggagaatgaagaacaccaaggacacaaggtaataacaagcccaagagacagaaagggctacatgaaccagagactacatcatcccgagaccagaagaactagctggtgcccagccacaacctattactgccctgacagggaacacaacaaagaacccctgagggagcagaagagcagtgggatgcagaccccaaattctaataaaaagaccagacttaatggtctgactgagactggaagaccccagcagtcatggtccccaaacctttgttggcccagaacaggaaccattcctgaagccaactcgtcagacatggattggactggacaatgggttggagagagatgctgatgaggagtttgctacttgcatcaggtggacacttgagactatgttggcatctcctgtctggagggaagatgggagggtagagggggttctaaaaaaaaaaaaaaacctttgccgtcgagtcaattccgactcataggaccctacaggacagagtagaattgcccccatagagtttccaaggagcgcctggtggattttaactgccaatcacttggttagcagccgtagcacttaaccactacaccaccagggtttccagagggggttagaagctggcaaatggtcacaaaaagagagaccggaaggagggagcgggctgtctcattgcggggagagtaactgggggtatgtagtaaggtgtatataagtttatatgtgagagactgacttgatctgtaaactttcactcaaagcacaataaaaattattttaaaaaaaagttaagtaaaaCTCAATATTCGcatgcaaattattttttaacaatCCGGGAATTGTGTTTTCCTGCTCAGCCAGGCAGTAGATGGGCCTTGAGACAAACCAATCACCCCTCCAAGCCTCACTTTCCTCTTTATCAAAATGATGGCCATGGTGTGGACCTCACAGGGCTATTGTGATGATAAAGGAACATAAGAAGCCCCTTCGCCTGGTGCCCGGCGAACAGTATCAGCTAACGCAGTTTTCCTTTCCTCGCTTGGTGATTTCTCTCCGTAATGCTCCCTCCAGTAACTAGGAGCACACCTGAGGCTGGTTAGTGTTCACAGATGCAAATCCAGGACAGGTGGCAGTTGGGGCTGCTGCGGAAAGGCCGTCAACTCTGCACAATTCCAGAGTCTCCGGAGGCGAGAATGGAGCTGGAGACTGACTGCCCGGCCTTTACACACACAAGGCAGAGACCTAGGGTCTTCTCTGCGTGACAGCGACAGACTTGACTGTCTCTCTTCTGAGGTACCGGGATCTCAGATCACTGCTCTAACCCTAGTCGCTGTCCCAGCTGCGAGAGCAACAACCTTGAGACGAGTAGTTTTCCTGTATTTGAAATAGGTCAGAGATGTTACCAAACACCTCCCCCGCCAATAAGCCATACCCACACCCAGCCACCTCCCGGCCTCTTGCTGCTTCCTTGAGACGCTTCGCAGAGTTACAACCAGGATTTTCCCTggccctaaaccaaaaccaaactcattgccgtcaagtggatttcaactcataagaaccctataggacagagtagaactgtcccattgggtttccaaggtggatttgaactgccgacattttggttagcagcggagcccttaaccactatgtcagcaGGGCTCCTCCCAGACCCTACATACCCACATAATCAAGAGCATTGACCTCATACCCCATCGCCAGTCTTGGGGAGAGTGTGTCCTGGgcccttcctcttctcctcctcaccACCCGCCATGGtcttccccttcctccctccctctctgccctcattaactcctgtcccttcctggttGTTAACTCCATGCAGCCAGGCAAATTTTCTTACATCCAGGTAGTCTCctttcaccctttttttttttttttttttttcctcagttttattCAGTTGGCCACGGGCTGTCCTCTTAGGGAAGAAAATTCTATCTGCCTCTCCTCAGACCACAGTATCCTGATCTCTGGGAGTGTGGTCAAACTACCACTCCCCTCTCTgtccccacccccctccccaacaCTCCCAGGAGGCCTAGTAGGCCTGCCACAGTTAGAAAAGCATCCTGGGGACTCTGACAGCCTCCTCACCCCAGCCCTGTGAGAACCAGGGAGCCTCGCTCCAGCTTCCATCTGTGAAAAAGAACACTTTTGAGAGGCTTCCTTCAAATGCCTTCAGTGAGCATCCCTTTCACCTGGAGAAGCTGGCATCTGAGGCGCTCTTCAACGGTACCTTCAACTCATGTTTTAGACAACTAATGTTCTCCCCTGTCACaacttctcttttatttttttaactgagaCAACTGGAAATGGCTCATCAACAGATGACAATAATTAGGGAAACCTAAAGTCACGTAACTTTATGTTTTCATTAGGTAATATAAAGAAACTTTTGTAATTATTATGAATTTCTTTGAGTTCTCACAGGAATTGTGCTTACTTCCCATCATGTTTTTATCGGCCTACTCCTTCCCGAGAAGTGGCATTCAAGGAAATTTTTAAATGGTTTCTTCTTTAAGGTTACCATTTTGGTTCAGAAATATGTCTCATGTAAGGTTCAGGGGCAAAAAGCCCAGTCCCTACGTGATACTTCTGTCAGCTGAGGAACTAACTGCCACAAGACGTCCACTATCTGtctccttttcctgtctcctctccatctctctctctctttctctctgcctaTTTCTCTACCTCTTTCAGCCCTGGGTGAATTTTCAGGCTAGACATATCCTGCTTCTGCTTCTTGTCCTGGAAAATAAAAcatgattctactctgtccctctcTCCACCCACCTTGTGATGTAGTGGGAAAAGAATTGGATGTTAGAGTCAGAAGATCAGAATTGGAGGCCTGGAACTACCCTTCCTAATTTTACTGTTATGAGCCATTCACTTAACttccttgtgcctcagttttctcatctatataaTGGGCATAATAATACCCAGATTACCAAAGAGGCTGTGAGGATTCAATAAAATAGAATGTGAAAATGTAGCTCACACAATATTGGGCTTACGGCAGCTAAAAGGTAAGTGGTAATGCCCCGAGTTACAGCTCCCACAGCGGGTGTGTCATGATGATGACGACGCACACACACGGCCCTGGCACCCACCGCCCTTCTCTTCACAGAGAGACTCTTCATCACCATCAAAGGCATTCATCACCATCCCCACTCCCACAAAAGGCAGAGAACAGCAGGAGATACAGGACATGGTACTTGAGAACCTGTAAGCTATTGTGTCTTCAGAAAACAAATGCAACAAACGTTTTTAATTCCTGGCCAGTAAGTGCTTTGTGGCAGGAAGCCAGTAGAGCACACTGGAATCAGTGACATGCCAAGGCCATAGCACTGCTAAAAACTGCACCCATGGGGGACTCTGTCTTCAAAGAGCAAAAGAGTCGTAATACAAGTCCTACAACAAACAGCACGTCCAGCCCTGGTGGGGGAAATGAAAACAATGTTGGACAACAAAGAAATGAGCTAGCAGAGCTCAGCCGACACAAGAAAAAGAACCCAGACAAACTAGAAGATTATTCCCTTAGCCTTAGTGAGGAGACACTAGATATCGACATCAAAACCCCCCTGTATACCCTTTATGtacatggatggatgggtgggtggacggatggacggacggatggacggacggatggatgtgGAGCGGGGTAGTGGGGTAGGTAGGTAGAAAGACAGAtagtatatactatatatatttaaaagtatttttttctgattacaaaagaaatatatattcaTCATAGAAAACacgaaaaatgttttaaaaaattactcaaaacttCCTACCTAAAAATAATTGCTGCTTGCACTTTTGAATAAACTTCCTCCTAGACTTTTTTGGGTGTGTGTACATATTTTAACCAAAGTTGGCATCATAGTGCCTATGCCTGCTTCCATTCGGACTTCACTTAGCAGTGTATTATAAGCATTTTACCAggtcatttaaaaatgttttttgacTACAAGATTGTTAACGACTACACACAATTCCATCACAAAGATACAGATTGTTGTGAATATTTATTGTAGAACATAAATTATTTGACAAATGCAAAAGAGAGCTTCAATTGATTTCTGAGGAGCAGTCCCGGAGGGCAGGCGGAAGTGGCGCACACCTAGGGTGGCagcaccatgagtcagggaccgtCGAGACAGCCCCAGGACAGACAGCCGCTGCACTCCCCTGGGGCACTCGCCTCATCTGTGTGGACTGAGAGGACCATCCCAGCCCTTGGGAGGGACGAGAGGAAGGGTGCAGGATAGCACCTGGGACCGACACCCATCACCTCTGCTCATGCGCCACTGGCAGGACTTGATCACAGGGCAACACCTACTGACAAAGAAAGCTGTGAAATAAGAACTAGAATCCGGGGCAGCTAGAAATTCCCTTACTgcggaagaggaagaaaagagaatggataCTGGAGGCCGTGCAGGTCCTGCCACTGACGGAGAGTTCTTATTTCATGGGGTACATTAATCACTCCCAGTGACCCTTTACCTCTTAAGATTCTCGTGTGGTGAATACCTCTGGGTTTTGTAGCATAAAATACTGGTTTTGGTTAAGCTGCCTGAATATTGTCAATATTCTGGTGGCCAGAGTAGGAAAAGTCAAGAAATTGGTGTAATTTGGAGAATTCTGATTCCCCTCCCCTTTTTAATAAAGGGAATGTTGTTTTAACAAGGCATTTATTTTGAGATGTGTAAATACTTCATAGGCTTTTTATAAACACCAAAAAGCTTTACAAATGTACGTTATCATTCCAAATCCCCCTTCCGAAACCTGTCCACATCCCATCTtcaaattcctggtcctctgtgGCCCTTGGCCAGCTGCCCCAACCCCAGAAACAGCCTGTCCCTGGAACTCTGTGCAAGGCCATACAACTCCATGCACAGACTCCGCAGACAACACAAACCCACCCCGAGTCAGCTCCCACAGTCAGGCTAACAGCGCCTCTTGGCGTCCCACTGTATTCCAGGTCACACGGTGAGTGGCACCATTGTGTAAATTTGTACTCAGGCTCTGTTAATTCACTACTTGGCCCTGGCTTTGGGCCTTGGGTGAACTCCCTGGATTTTAAGGTCCTTGGAGCTGTCCTGGATTGGGCTTCTTTAATACACAAGTGCTTCCCTGCACCTTTCAACTCTGGCCTTTCCCTCCTTTCCAGAACAAGCCTGGAGATCCAGGCCTACTGTGTCTTGGTAGTAATAGGTACTAGCTCAGTGAGAGTCACCTGGCAAGTGTGAGGGCCCTATTTCCTTCTCATCCCACAAGGTATACCCATTTCTTTTCAcctttctctttcctccctttttGCTCCAAAATCTTTTTTACTTTTCTCTTGGCACCCTCTTGCCTATGCTTTAAGCCAGActagggcattggtggttcaccGTCTGTGGGAGACTCAAACTCAACTCCCAGCTATGCACCTagtgcatagccaccacccatcttatATGTTGCTAAGATCTGAACCAGcctcagcaaagcttccagactgagaaagACTAGAATGAAAggactggaaatctacttccaaaaatcagccaatgaaaagcctatggatcacaatggtctgactgCAAACATccgtggagatggcacaggactgagcagagtttcattctgttggcatGGGACCATAAGTTGGGGGCTGGCTCGGCAGCAGCTACCCAGTGGCTCCTGATGGCCCATTGCTGATACCCACACAGGACTCCTCAGCTAAACCACCGAATGTAACAACAACGTGCACTACAGGTATTACCAGATTTGGGGGAACCTCCCAGTACACATCAGTAGCCAGTGGAACATGTGGCAATTCCAATATTCAGAGATGTAATACCTATACAACATACGTGTTAAGTAATGCCTTGCACAAGTTCCTTAGTAAAAGTGCCTAATTTTAAAATATGGGaggaaaaaaagcagaacaaactGAAATGTGAGCCCTGAAAGGCCTGGGATGTGGGGTCAGCAATTACAAACATGCGTGCCTTGGGCCACTGGGAAAGCTAACAGAGAAACCTGGCTCCCATAAACCAAGGAGTCACTGTGGGGACCCCAGCTGCTGTTTCCTACTGAAATTccactatttgttgaaacaaagaatcttctttgcttttgttttcagtttgggATGTGTGAGAATAAGGAGGACAGAATGTCCCGTGGTGTAGAGGGTAGAAATAATCACACAAGCGGCTCTGGTTGCCAAACCCATCCCTATAGAAGAAGGGAGGTAATGGACCAGGGCGGCAACTGAATACGGGATGTAGAGGATGAGGAAGTAGATCATGAGCTTCATGGCCCCCACATGAGCTTCTGTCTGGGGGTTCCAAAAGCCAGTGGCATTCCTCTGCATCTTCCGGATGTGTCTCTGCAAGGAATTTATTAACAAGGAAGCAGAAGTCACATTAACAATGAACTGGGGAAGTGAGCCCAGGAGCAACCAGGTCGTCAAAGACAAGATGTCCTCACTGATGTCAAATACTGTGCCATTCCTCCTGGTCCCAAGCTCAGGAAAGGGTGATGTCTGGCTGACCACAAAGAACAGGATTGTGGTGAAGGCAGGGGCCAGCACACAGGCCAGGAGCAGCTTGGGGATTTGGGGGGACAGATGGCGCTTCAGCAGGAGAAACACTGAGTGTTGGAAGTTAGCGATCTTTACACAGTACAAGGTATTGAGCAAGgtcacaaaccagagactactaGAGTCCAAAAACATCCAAGACAACAGGAAAAAAGTGGACAAATAGACTGACCTCTCAACATTCAGGCCAAAGAAAATGAAGGTCACGTTCAGTAGAAACAATCCCAGCATAAGAAGTCGGGAGATGGCCAAGCTGAAGAGGATCCTATCGGAAGAGGAGAGGCTGTGCCTTGTGACCCAAGTCTTGTAACTGACCACCGCGATGAACAGACTCACGATGAATCCCACAAAATTCAAAATTAGTGAGACAATAATAGCAGAGAAAAAGAAGGTTGGAAGCATCTTCTCACACTGAACTCTCCGCAGTTGTGGTGCTGATGGTGGGAGCAGAAGATACACCAAAATGTAAAAGTAGGCAACAATGTCCGGCCAGAAGGGAGTCTCCTTTTTAAATTTTCCTCAGCCTGACAAATGAGCCATTAGTGGGCCTGGAACCAGCTGCTTTTGCTGGGATGCAAATATCCCAAAGATCACATTACCACTTCTTCATTCATATCCTGTTTTTCCTTAGAAATGCCCAACTAAAGCAAGCCTTGGTGAACCTCCAGGAGTAGGAGGGCTCCAGGAGGGAGTGACAGCAGGCTCCAAGGACTTCAACTCTACATTACATAGCTCCAGTCCAGCACTGCCTCTGTGTTTGTCTCCATGGAAACCCCACACTATGGTGGAAATTCCATGCCTCACTCCTaccacccacctacccacatgCCCACGGCCTGCCAGAGCTCAGCTGCTCTCTCCCCTGACCTGTCACCGCTGCAGGCACATTTTCCAAATGTCATTCTGGCCGCGCCAATATGACTCCCTCATCCCTTAGCGCTACAATGGCTTATAATCATCTAACAGAATTCAAGGGTCTCACACTCCCCCCAGAAAGCCTTTCTCAATTAACCCCATCACTTACGATGATCCCATCACTCTGCCTTCCTCCAAGACTCCCCCTGCCTAATCCTTCTTCCAGGGTTGACTCAAGGGACATATACGTGAGGAGTTACCACACTCAGGTTGTCAAAATCACTTGTTATGTTCTGTTTAAAATGCTTAGAAAAGAAATGTCAGCCATGCCATGTGTTTCtggaatgtttttgttgttgctaggtgccatccagttggttccgactcataggaaccctatgtacaaaggaacaaaacactgcccggtcctgctccatcctcacaatcattgttacacttgagcccattgttgcagccactgtgtcaatccatctcattgagggtcttcctcttattcactgagcttctactctgccaagcatgatgtccttctccagagactggtctctcctgataacatg
This Loxodonta africana isolate mLoxAfr1 chromosome 8, mLoxAfr1.hap2, whole genome shotgun sequence DNA region includes the following protein-coding sequences:
- the TAS2R4 gene encoding taste receptor type 2 member 4, with the protein product MLPTFFFSAIIVSLILNFVGFIVSLFIAVVSYKTWVTRHSLSSSDRILFSLAISRLLMLGLFLLNVTFIFFGLNVERSVYLSTFFLLSWMFLDSSSLWFVTLLNTLYCVKIANFQHSVFLLLKRHLSPQIPKLLLACVLAPAFTTILFFVVSQTSPFPELGTRRNGTVFDISEDILSLTTWLLLGSLPQFIVNVTSASLLINSLQRHIRKMQRNATGFWNPQTEAHVGAMKLMIYFLILYIPYSVAALVHYLPSSIGMGLATRAACVIISTLYTTGHSVLLILTHPKLKTKAKKILCFNK